In Dysgonomonadaceae bacterium zrk40, one genomic interval encodes:
- the leuB gene encoding 3-isopropylmalate dehydrogenase yields MELKIAVLAGDGIGPEIMEQALEVTKAVCARKGHTLSLKEGIVGAFAIDATGDPYPEATHNLCMESDAVLFGAIGDPKYDNNPNAKVRPEQGLLRMRKQLGLYGNIRPVMTFPSLIHKSPLRADLVEGADFVCIRELTGGMYFGQPQGRSEDGNTAYDTCIYTREEVERILHLAYKFAGQRRKKLTVVDKANVIATSRLWRQIAQEIAPQYPDIETDFLFVDNAAMRIIQWPKSFDVLVTENLFGDILTDEASVITGSLGLLPSASMGIHTSLFEPIHGSYPQAAGKNIANPLAMILSVALMFEYGFALMEEGAMIREAVNASMEAGIVTEDIADGGKAYSTSEVGSWIKEYLVQGS; encoded by the coding sequence ATGGAGTTAAAGATAGCAGTACTGGCGGGCGACGGAATAGGCCCGGAAATCATGGAGCAAGCACTGGAGGTGACCAAAGCCGTATGTGCAAGGAAGGGACACACACTCTCACTGAAGGAAGGAATCGTGGGCGCCTTCGCCATCGATGCCACAGGTGATCCCTACCCGGAGGCTACTCACAACCTCTGCATGGAGAGCGATGCCGTGCTCTTTGGCGCCATCGGTGATCCGAAGTATGACAACAACCCCAACGCGAAAGTACGTCCCGAGCAGGGATTGCTCCGCATGCGCAAGCAGCTGGGCCTCTATGGCAACATCCGTCCCGTGATGACCTTTCCCTCGCTGATCCACAAGTCACCCCTGCGGGCGGACCTGGTGGAGGGTGCCGATTTCGTCTGCATTCGTGAGCTGACCGGCGGCATGTACTTCGGACAGCCGCAGGGACGCAGTGAGGATGGCAACACCGCCTACGACACCTGCATCTACACCCGCGAGGAGGTGGAACGAATCCTCCACCTGGCCTACAAGTTCGCCGGACAACGACGCAAGAAGCTGACGGTGGTGGACAAGGCCAACGTGATTGCCACCTCCCGTCTCTGGCGCCAGATTGCCCAGGAGATCGCTCCTCAGTACCCCGACATCGAAACCGACTTCCTCTTCGTGGACAATGCCGCCATGCGCATCATCCAGTGGCCGAAGAGCTTCGACGTGCTGGTGACCGAGAACCTGTTTGGCGACATCCTCACCGACGAGGCCTCGGTGATCACCGGGTCGCTGGGATTGCTCCCCTCCGCCTCAATGGGGATCCACACTTCGCTCTTCGAACCGATACACGGCTCCTATCCGCAGGCTGCAGGTAAGAACATTGCCAACCCCCTGGCGATGATCCTCTCGGTCGCCCTGATGTTCGAATATGGCTTCGCCCTGATGGAGGAAGGTGCGATGATCCGCGAGGCTGTAAACGCCAGCATGGAAGCGGGCATCGTCACGGAGGATATTGCCGACGGCGGCAAGGCATACAGCACCAGCGAGGTAGGGAGCTGGATAAAGGAATATTTGGTTCAAGGTTCATAG
- a CDS encoding 2-isopropylmalate synthase, whose protein sequence is MKAVAEKRRIEIIDTTLRDGEQTSGVSFATQEKVSVVSLLLEELKVDRVEIASARVSEGEFRSVQKMAKWAAAHGYLDRLEVLGFVDGGTSLEWISNAGCRVVNLLCKGSLKHCTWQLRKTVEEHLADVKKTIAMAKEKGMTVNLYLEDWSNGMRDSKEYVFQMMDGLKDEPVTRFMLPDTLGVLNPDEAYQFCSEMIARYPSLHFDFHAHNDYDLAVANVYNALKAGVKGVHVTVNGLGERAGNAPLTSVVALIHDHLELETGIDESHLYNVSKVVETYSGVRIPKNRPIIGDNVFTQVAGVHADGDKKKNLYYNDLMPERFGRFREYALGKNAGKSNIIKNLETLGIELDDESTRKVTARIIELGDKKEIVNLDELPYIVSDVLKNGLENKDIQMLNYSLTLTDGLRPTATVKLSIKGEIYQETAAGDGQYHAFSKAMYKIYRKLNKETPELIDYEVVIPPGGQTNAYVQTIITWKFDGKVFKTRALDIDQTVAAIKATLKMLNMIENGNIPNMNYLQLP, encoded by the coding sequence ATGAAAGCGGTAGCTGAGAAGAGAAGAATAGAGATCATAGATACCACGCTTCGCGATGGGGAGCAGACCTCCGGTGTATCCTTTGCAACTCAGGAGAAGGTGAGCGTTGTGAGCCTTCTGCTGGAAGAGCTGAAGGTAGACCGCGTGGAGATCGCCTCAGCCCGTGTCTCGGAAGGTGAGTTCCGCTCGGTACAGAAGATGGCGAAGTGGGCTGCCGCCCACGGCTACCTGGACAGGCTGGAGGTGCTCGGCTTCGTAGATGGAGGTACTTCGCTCGAGTGGATCTCCAATGCTGGCTGTCGTGTGGTGAACCTGCTCTGCAAAGGGTCGCTCAAGCACTGCACCTGGCAGTTGCGCAAAACGGTGGAGGAACACCTGGCCGATGTGAAGAAGACAATCGCCATGGCGAAAGAGAAAGGGATGACGGTGAATCTCTACCTGGAGGACTGGTCCAACGGAATGCGCGACTCGAAGGAGTATGTCTTCCAGATGATGGACGGGCTCAAGGATGAGCCGGTGACCCGCTTCATGCTACCCGACACGCTGGGGGTGCTCAACCCCGATGAGGCATACCAGTTCTGCAGCGAGATGATTGCCCGCTACCCGTCGCTACATTTCGACTTTCATGCACACAACGACTACGACCTGGCGGTAGCCAACGTATACAATGCTCTCAAGGCGGGTGTGAAAGGGGTACATGTCACGGTGAACGGTCTGGGTGAACGTGCAGGTAACGCACCGCTCACCAGCGTGGTGGCGCTGATCCATGACCACCTGGAACTGGAGACCGGCATCGATGAGTCGCACCTCTACAACGTAAGCAAGGTGGTGGAGACCTACTCGGGCGTGCGAATACCCAAAAACCGTCCCATCATCGGCGACAATGTCTTCACGCAGGTGGCTGGTGTCCATGCTGATGGCGACAAGAAGAAAAACCTATACTACAACGACCTGATGCCGGAGCGCTTCGGCCGATTCCGCGAGTATGCCCTGGGCAAGAACGCCGGCAAGTCGAACATCATCAAGAACCTCGAGACCCTGGGCATCGAACTGGACGACGAGTCCACCCGCAAGGTGACAGCCCGCATCATCGAACTGGGCGACAAGAAAGAGATCGTGAACCTGGACGAGCTGCCCTACATCGTCTCCGATGTGCTCAAGAACGGTCTCGAAAACAAGGATATCCAGATGCTGAACTACTCGCTCACGCTGACCGACGGGTTGCGACCCACCGCCACGGTGAAGCTCAGCATCAAAGGTGAGATCTACCAGGAGACGGCTGCCGGTGATGGCCAGTACCACGCATTCTCAAAGGCGATGTACAAGATCTACCGCAAACTGAACAAGGAGACACCGGAGCTGATCGACTACGAAGTGGTAATCCCACCCGGAGGCCAGACCAACGCTTACGTGCAGACAATCATCACATGGAAGTTCGACGGCAAGGTATTCAAGACCCGTGCCCTCGATATCGACCAGACGGTGGCGGCCATCAAGGCGACATTGAAGATGCTGAACATGATCGAGAACGGGAACATACCCAACATGAATTATTTGCAGTTGCCGTGA
- the leuD gene encoding 3-isopropylmalate dehydratase small subunit gives MEKFQTITSTYVPLPIENVDTDQIIPARFLKATTRDGFGDNLFADWRYDKEGNPKADFVLNDPTYSGEVLVAGKNFGSGSSREHAAWAIGGYGFRVVVSSFFADIFRNNALNNGILPVVVSESFLRGLFNASKADPKSSVTVNLEEQTITNNATGEREQFEINTYKKECLLKGLDDIDFLLSNKDKIEAYEQQRPYAY, from the coding sequence ATGGAAAAGTTTCAGACAATCACATCTACATATGTGCCACTTCCAATTGAGAACGTGGACACCGACCAGATCATCCCGGCCCGCTTCCTGAAGGCCACCACACGCGACGGCTTCGGCGACAACCTCTTCGCCGACTGGCGCTACGACAAGGAGGGCAACCCCAAGGCAGACTTCGTGCTGAACGACCCCACCTACAGCGGTGAGGTGCTGGTGGCAGGTAAGAACTTCGGTAGCGGCAGCAGCCGCGAGCATGCCGCCTGGGCCATTGGAGGCTACGGCTTCAGGGTGGTGGTATCGAGCTTCTTCGCCGACATCTTCCGCAACAACGCCCTTAACAACGGTATCCTGCCGGTAGTGGTGAGCGAATCATTTCTGCGTGGTCTTTTCAATGCCTCGAAAGCCGATCCCAAAAGCAGCGTCACAGTCAACCTGGAAGAACAGACCATCACCAACAACGCCACGGGTGAGCGCGAGCAGTTCGAGATCAACACCTACAAGAAGGAATGCCTGCTCAAGGGGCTCGACGATATCGACTTCCTCCTATCCAACAAAGACAAGATAGAGGCGTATGAACAGCAACGCCCATATGCTTACTAA
- the leuC gene encoding 3-isopropylmalate dehydratase large subunit, giving the protein MKTLFDKIWDAHVVTTVQDGPTQLYIDRHLCHEVTSPQAFAGLRNRGLSVYRPEQTTLTADHNIPTMGQDQPIRDQISRFQVDTLAKNARDYKLTYYGLNNPKNGIVHVIGPENGYTQPGMTIVCGDSHTSTHGAFGAIAFGIGTSEVEMVLASQCILQTRPKTMRINFEGKLNEHVSAKDMALYMISQLTTGGATGYFVEYAGEAVRNLTMEERMTLCNLSIEMGARGGLVAPDETTFNYIRGREFAPKGERWEEAMAYWQTLHTDEGAQFDKEVTFDVSQIKPMITYGTNPGMGMPIDGTIPTLDEIDEAGQISFEKSLRYMGFEPGEKLEGKQIDYVFLGSCTNGRIEDFRVFADYVKGRKKADNVTAWLVPGSWQVRKQIEAEGLDKILEEAGFALRQPGCSACLAMNDDKVPAGKYAVSTSNRNFEGRQGPGARTILAGPLVAAAAAVNGKITQP; this is encoded by the coding sequence ATGAAGACTCTTTTCGACAAAATCTGGGATGCGCACGTGGTGACCACCGTGCAGGATGGTCCCACGCAATTATACATTGATAGACATCTCTGTCACGAAGTTACCAGTCCACAGGCATTCGCCGGTCTCCGCAACCGGGGATTGAGCGTCTACCGCCCGGAGCAGACCACGCTCACGGCGGACCACAACATCCCCACCATGGGACAGGATCAGCCCATCCGCGACCAGATCTCGCGCTTTCAGGTAGACACGCTGGCGAAGAACGCCCGTGACTACAAGCTCACCTACTATGGCCTCAACAACCCGAAGAACGGCATCGTCCATGTAATCGGTCCCGAGAACGGTTACACCCAGCCGGGGATGACCATCGTCTGCGGCGACAGCCACACCTCCACGCACGGTGCCTTCGGGGCCATCGCCTTCGGTATCGGCACCAGCGAGGTGGAGATGGTGCTGGCATCACAGTGTATCCTGCAAACCAGACCGAAAACCATGCGGATCAATTTCGAGGGGAAACTGAACGAGCATGTCAGTGCCAAGGATATGGCGCTCTACATGATCTCACAGCTCACCACCGGCGGTGCCACCGGGTACTTCGTGGAGTATGCAGGTGAGGCAGTGCGCAACCTCACCATGGAGGAAAGGATGACACTCTGTAACTTGAGCATCGAGATGGGTGCCCGCGGGGGACTGGTGGCACCCGATGAGACCACCTTCAACTACATCCGCGGTCGTGAGTTTGCACCCAAGGGTGAGCGCTGGGAGGAGGCCATGGCCTACTGGCAGACGCTGCATACCGATGAGGGAGCACAATTCGACAAGGAGGTGACCTTCGACGTATCACAAATCAAGCCGATGATCACCTATGGCACCAACCCCGGTATGGGGATGCCGATCGACGGCACCATACCTACACTCGACGAGATAGATGAGGCGGGACAGATCTCCTTCGAGAAGTCGCTCCGCTACATGGGCTTCGAGCCGGGAGAGAAGCTGGAAGGGAAGCAGATCGATTATGTCTTCCTGGGCAGCTGCACCAACGGCCGCATTGAGGACTTCCGCGTCTTCGCCGACTACGTGAAGGGCAGAAAAAAGGCGGACAACGTGACTGCCTGGCTGGTACCGGGAAGTTGGCAGGTGCGCAAGCAGATCGAGGCCGAGGGTCTCGACAAGATACTGGAAGAGGCCGGCTTCGCACTTCGCCAACCGGGCTGCTCCGCCTGTCTGGCCATGAACGATGACAAGGTGCCCGCCGGCAAGTACGCCGTCTCCACCTCCAACCGCAACTTCGAAGGACGACAGGGTCCCGGTGCACGCACCATCCTGGCAGGACCGCTGGTGGCGGCCGCAGCGGCGGTAAATGGCAAAATCACACAGCCTTAA
- a CDS encoding 2-isopropylmalate synthase gives MMERIFIFDTTLRDGEQVPGCQLNTIEKIQIAQALELLGVDVIEAGFPVSSPGDFNSVVEISKAVTWPTICALTRAVEKDIEVAAESLKYAKRKRIHTGIGTSDSHIKYKFNSNREEIIERAVKAVKYARRFVDDVEFYAEDAGRTDNEYLARVVQEVVNAGATVVNIPDTTGYCFPDEYGAKISYLVNNVDMKNAILSTHCHQDLGMATANTLSGVINGARQVEVTINGIGERAGNTSLEEVVMALKSHKDRGFDTNINTQHIYSTSRMVSSLMNMPVQPNKAIVGRNAFAHSSGIHQDGVLKNVETYEIINPKDVGIDDNAIVLTARSGRAALKNRLNLLGVKLESEELDKVYQQFLELADKKKNVNDDDVLMLVGRESRLHRIKVEYLQVICGIGVRDVASLCLNISGERFEATASGNGPVDAAIRAVKNIIKRKIKIQEFLIQAIDHGSDDIGKVHMQVEHNGNLYYGFAANTDIVAASVEAFIDAVNKFG, from the coding sequence ATAATGGAACGCATTTTTATTTTTGACACCACTTTAAGAGACGGGGAACAGGTTCCCGGCTGTCAGCTGAACACCATTGAGAAGATCCAGATCGCACAGGCGCTGGAGCTGCTGGGGGTGGATGTGATAGAAGCCGGCTTCCCGGTATCGAGCCCGGGTGATTTCAACTCGGTGGTGGAGATCTCCAAGGCAGTGACCTGGCCCACCATCTGCGCGCTGACCCGCGCCGTGGAGAAGGATATCGAGGTGGCTGCCGAGTCGCTCAAGTATGCCAAGCGGAAAAGAATCCACACAGGCATCGGCACCTCCGACAGCCATATCAAGTATAAGTTCAACTCCAACCGCGAGGAGATCATCGAGCGGGCGGTGAAGGCTGTGAAGTATGCCCGCCGTTTCGTGGATGATGTAGAGTTCTATGCGGAGGATGCGGGACGCACTGACAATGAGTACCTGGCCCGCGTGGTGCAGGAGGTTGTGAACGCCGGTGCTACCGTGGTGAACATCCCCGACACCACCGGCTACTGCTTCCCGGATGAGTATGGAGCCAAGATCAGCTACCTTGTCAACAACGTCGACATGAAGAATGCGATCCTCTCCACCCACTGCCACCAGGACCTGGGCATGGCCACCGCCAACACCCTTTCGGGTGTGATCAACGGGGCCCGTCAGGTGGAGGTGACCATCAACGGCATTGGCGAACGGGCCGGTAACACTTCGCTCGAAGAGGTGGTGATGGCGCTCAAGAGTCACAAGGACCGCGGTTTCGATACCAACATCAACACGCAGCACATCTACTCCACGAGCCGCATGGTATCCAGCCTGATGAACATGCCGGTACAGCCCAACAAGGCGATCGTAGGACGCAACGCCTTCGCACACTCCTCCGGTATCCACCAGGACGGGGTACTGAAGAACGTGGAGACCTATGAGATCATCAACCCCAAGGATGTGGGCATCGACGACAACGCCATTGTGCTGACCGCCCGCAGCGGCCGCGCTGCCCTGAAGAACCGCCTCAACCTGCTGGGTGTGAAGCTGGAATCGGAGGAGCTGGACAAGGTGTACCAGCAGTTCCTCGAGCTGGCGGACAAGAAGAAGAACGTGAACGACGACGATGTCCTGATGCTGGTAGGCAGGGAGTCACGCCTTCACCGCATCAAGGTGGAGTACCTGCAGGTGATCTGTGGCATCGGCGTACGCGATGTGGCGAGCCTCTGCCTCAACATCTCCGGTGAGCGATTCGAAGCCACTGCCAGTGGCAATGGTCCCGTGGATGCGGCCATCCGTGCGGTGAAGAACATCATCAAAAGAAAAATAAAGATCCAGGAGTTTCTGATCCAGGCCATCGACCACGGCAGTGATGACATCGGTAAGGTGCACATGCAGGTGGAACACAATGGCAACCTATACTACGGTTTCGCCGCCAACACTGATATCGTGGCTGCCTCGGTGGAGGCATTCATCGATGCAGTAAATAAGTTTGGGTAA
- a CDS encoding aminodeoxychorismate synthase component I, translating to MFYKRDVIRQKMNEAGRAGSPFLFGVTFEGEEGFFLPHPLSQQEVLFDIDGQGNAPTFPDRMPSFRFEAEPEPFTTYQKRFETVMHGLRRGDSYLTNLTISTPLRTSLTLEEVFLHSKARYRLLIPGSFVCFSPECFVTLKEGRIATFPMKGTIDASRPGAGEIILSDPKERAEHNTTVDLLRNDLSCVATEVNVKRFRYLDRVQTSKGEILQVSSEIEGTLPDRYREQLGSLLFKLLPAGSVSGAPKEATLRLIGAAEGEPRGYYCGVAGYYDGESLNTFVMIRFIEERGVQHFFRSGGGITAQSDSRSEYDEAIQKVYLPFQSS from the coding sequence ATGTTCTACAAGAGGGATGTGATCAGGCAAAAAATGAACGAAGCAGGGCGGGCAGGAAGTCCTTTTCTCTTCGGTGTGACGTTCGAGGGAGAGGAGGGATTCTTTCTCCCCCATCCACTGTCGCAGCAGGAGGTGCTGTTCGATATCGACGGGCAGGGCAACGCTCCCACCTTCCCGGATCGTATGCCCTCATTTCGCTTTGAGGCGGAGCCGGAACCGTTTACAACCTACCAAAAACGGTTTGAGACGGTGATGCATGGTCTGCGCCGCGGCGACAGCTATCTCACCAACCTCACCATCAGCACACCACTGCGAACGTCACTCACCCTTGAGGAAGTCTTCCTCCACAGCAAGGCCCGCTACCGCCTACTGATTCCCGGCAGCTTTGTTTGCTTTTCTCCCGAGTGCTTCGTCACCCTGAAGGAGGGACGCATCGCCACCTTCCCGATGAAGGGCACCATCGATGCCTCGCGGCCCGGTGCAGGGGAGATCATCCTGAGCGACCCCAAGGAGAGAGCGGAGCATAATACCACCGTCGACCTGCTGCGCAACGACCTGAGTTGTGTGGCCACCGAAGTCAACGTGAAACGCTTCCGCTACCTGGATAGGGTGCAAACAAGCAAGGGTGAGATCCTACAGGTGAGCTCCGAGATTGAAGGCACCCTCCCGGATCGTTATCGGGAACAACTGGGCAGCCTCCTCTTCAAGCTGCTACCGGCCGGCTCCGTGTCGGGGGCACCCAAGGAGGCGACCCTACGACTGATTGGTGCGGCTGAAGGGGAGCCCCGCGGCTATTACTGCGGCGTGGCGGGCTACTACGACGGCGAATCACTCAACACCTTTGTGATGATACGCTTTATCGAAGAACGGGGAGTGCAACATTTCTTCCGCAGTGGCGGGGGCATCACCGCCCAAAGCGACAGCCGGAGTGAATATGACGAAGCGATACAGAAAGTTTATTTACCCTTTCAATCCTCCTGA
- a CDS encoding aminotransferase class IV, whose product MFLESICINDGQPENLEAHIERMRLTALHHGFRLPELPGISSILPSHLTHGKVKWRILYREEIETMEFLPYQPKKVQSLRLVEGDPDYAFKYADRSALEEMLKQKGDCDDILIVRDGLITDTSYSNVVLQQGEHFYTPNSYLLNGTRRQQLLRSGRIKEREIRATDLQRYDRLLQINALLEIGETPSIAIHHIHW is encoded by the coding sequence ATGTTCCTCGAATCGATCTGTATCAACGACGGCCAGCCCGAGAATCTGGAGGCACACATCGAACGGATGCGCCTCACCGCCCTGCACCACGGCTTCAGATTACCGGAGCTGCCCGGCATCTCATCAATACTGCCAAGCCACCTCACCCACGGCAAAGTGAAATGGCGCATCCTTTACCGGGAGGAGATCGAGACCATGGAGTTTCTGCCCTACCAACCCAAAAAGGTGCAATCGCTCCGCCTGGTGGAGGGAGATCCAGATTATGCATTCAAGTATGCCGACCGGTCAGCTTTAGAGGAAATGTTGAAACAGAAAGGAGATTGTGATGATATCTTGATCGTCCGCGACGGGCTGATCACCGACACATCTTACAGCAATGTGGTGTTGCAGCAGGGAGAGCATTTTTACACGCCCAATAGTTATCTGCTCAACGGCACCCGCCGGCAGCAACTGCTTCGGAGCGGGAGAATCAAAGAAAGAGAGATTCGGGCAACCGATCTGCAGCGATACGACCGCCTCCTGCAGATCAACGCCCTGCTTGAGATTGGTGAGACACCCTCAATCGCCATCCATCACATTCACTGGTAA